Proteins from a genomic interval of Pseudomonas asplenii:
- a CDS encoding DEAD/DEAH box helicase: MAISLTWLKNNKLFSEVMKKTSLNIQLDDRELEFILSCAIIFFNEYSGDKRKSTYFEIAYYITLKCAINNNYYQPLLDASSNFGIYPIAQYISKNKLTENLTSTNFTLEYQLEKFLNNDITETYEQKKYREHIIDSNSKENCYIAPTSFGKSTLIVDIIKSRNPKTTAIIVPTKSLLIQTYKLIKANFPLRHIIFHDEMYDGAGDFISIFTQERALRLLKNTSISFDLLVIDEAHNLFEMDARSILLTRLIRRNRLRNPESINYYLSPLISETENLKTYESQKIFERRIASNIKEPDIYELKTNGEQHAYNRFMNEFYHLENESSFVNYIIKNKKEKNFLYLRAPKKVEELSMLVSQKLAYMESIALNDLSQTISNNVHTDFYCVDHIKKGLIYLHGKLPDLIKEYLEHKFSQTKELKYMVANSVILEGVNLPIDNLYILNTYDLDGKSLTNLIGRVNRLNEVFDDSRKSLERLLPPIHFVNSDEFNRKGGKMENKIRLLKNGTFKDKIENPLLLNFDLDRITKDLEIARESTDQESLDDLEQKISKLEYLRSKEDFLIYSDGVESSKVKHTLMESGISSVYYNPESVFGLLEGRLDTIFSSEEWVTSDVIDKVHLFFIKTLENQISDAAFLRLQHPKARDFYKLFTRNLHRLNLKDHLSETVGYFQSIKFTDSGKEFFIGSSYGEIAKNRVDGVHGNNVYIDLSKKTDKELVNLALVKIKIESDFVSYSLNEYVKALYDLRLLTENEYNLHIYGTTKKMNAEFVKMGISGSLVNKLERDKQTGNISISELGEVKYNSEFSKYIKSQDDLVQFEIRKYIDIQ, from the coding sequence ATGGCAATTAGCCTGACTTGGCTCAAGAACAACAAATTATTCTCAGAAGTCATGAAAAAGACATCTCTAAATATTCAGCTTGATGATAGAGAGCTCGAGTTTATCCTAAGCTGTGCAATTATATTTTTTAACGAATACAGTGGCGACAAAAGAAAATCAACCTACTTTGAAATTGCATACTACATAACCTTGAAGTGCGCAATAAACAACAATTATTATCAGCCACTATTAGACGCAAGCTCGAACTTCGGGATCTATCCGATAGCGCAATACATATCAAAAAACAAATTAACGGAAAACTTAACCAGCACAAATTTCACCTTAGAGTACCAGCTAGAGAAATTCCTGAACAATGATATAACCGAAACCTACGAGCAGAAAAAATATCGGGAGCACATAATTGACAGCAATAGCAAGGAAAACTGTTACATTGCACCAACCTCATTTGGGAAAAGCACATTAATTGTTGACATAATAAAATCAAGGAATCCCAAGACAACCGCAATCATCGTCCCAACAAAGTCACTTCTAATTCAAACTTACAAACTAATCAAAGCAAATTTCCCGCTTCGCCACATTATATTCCATGATGAAATGTATGATGGCGCAGGGGATTTTATTTCCATATTTACTCAAGAACGCGCCCTTAGACTTTTAAAAAATACCAGTATATCTTTTGACCTGCTGGTGATTGATGAGGCCCACAACCTCTTCGAAATGGACGCAAGAAGCATTCTGCTGACAAGGCTGATACGTAGGAATAGGCTCCGAAACCCGGAATCGATAAACTACTACCTGTCGCCACTGATCTCTGAAACTGAAAACCTCAAAACGTATGAAAGCCAGAAAATTTTCGAGAGGCGCATTGCGAGCAATATCAAAGAGCCGGACATATATGAATTAAAAACAAATGGAGAGCAACACGCTTACAACAGATTCATGAACGAATTTTATCACTTAGAAAACGAGTCGAGTTTCGTTAATTACATAATCAAGAATAAAAAAGAAAAAAACTTCCTATACCTCAGAGCACCCAAAAAAGTTGAAGAGCTTTCCATGCTTGTAAGCCAGAAGCTGGCTTATATGGAATCAATAGCTCTCAACGACCTATCTCAAACAATTTCGAACAACGTTCACACCGATTTCTATTGTGTGGACCACATAAAAAAGGGATTGATCTATTTGCATGGAAAGCTCCCGGACTTAATAAAAGAATACTTGGAGCACAAATTTTCGCAAACCAAAGAACTTAAGTACATGGTCGCGAACTCAGTGATTCTTGAGGGAGTCAACCTACCGATCGACAACCTTTACATTCTTAATACTTACGACCTAGATGGAAAATCACTAACCAACCTGATTGGCAGGGTAAATAGGCTTAACGAAGTTTTCGACGACAGCAGAAAATCTCTCGAAAGGCTTCTTCCACCTATACACTTTGTAAACTCAGACGAGTTTAACCGGAAAGGTGGAAAAATGGAAAACAAAATAAGACTTCTGAAAAACGGTACATTTAAAGACAAGATAGAAAACCCGCTACTGCTGAATTTCGACCTAGACCGGATAACTAAGGATTTGGAGATAGCACGCGAGAGCACCGATCAAGAAAGCTTAGATGATCTAGAGCAAAAAATTAGCAAACTGGAATATCTTCGGAGCAAAGAGGATTTCCTGATATACAGTGATGGGGTCGAGTCTAGCAAGGTAAAGCATACTCTGATGGAGTCAGGAATTTCATCCGTATATTATAATCCTGAGTCAGTCTTTGGATTACTTGAAGGGCGTCTCGACACAATTTTTTCAAGCGAGGAGTGGGTCACATCTGACGTAATCGATAAGGTGCATTTGTTTTTTATCAAGACCCTTGAGAATCAGATTTCAGACGCTGCGTTTCTTCGCCTTCAGCACCCAAAAGCCAGGGACTTCTACAAATTATTCACGAGAAATCTACACCGTTTGAACCTTAAGGACCATTTGTCAGAAACGGTGGGGTATTTTCAGAGCATTAAATTTACTGATAGTGGAAAAGAGTTTTTCATTGGAAGTTCCTATGGAGAGATAGCCAAAAATAGGGTCGATGGCGTGCACGGAAATAATGTATATATAGATCTATCAAAAAAAACAGACAAAGAACTGGTAAACTTGGCACTTGTGAAAATCAAGATAGAAAGTGACTTTGTTTCTTATAGTTTAAATGAGTACGTGAAAGCCCTGTATGACTTACGCCTTCTTACTGAAAATGAGTACAACCTGCATATTTACGGGACCACAAAAAAAATGAATGCCGAGTTTGTCAAAATGGGCATTAGCGGATCTTTGGTTAACAAACTGGAACGTGACAAGCAGACGGGGAATATTTCAATAAGTGAATTGGGCGAGGTTAAATACAATAGCGAATTTTCTAAGTATATAAAGTCGCAAGATGATCTTGTTCAGTTTGAAATAAGGAAGTACATAGATATTCAATAG
- a CDS encoding reverse transcriptase domain-containing protein: MCSRSRESLETAGFSDLFLRGCIRGKKLSIRVGLFFDLEGSMILEKQLLKFIQAEAEKLSDRHHAYHNSVDLEYERRSRRLLDPGEKLVTLPPQWSVDKKFNPFYVNKNRKKIAHSISRKILLGTYIPNPPTHMNVRKPSGGYRTVSIYQIPDAAVSALFYHQLLKKNKHRLSSFAYAYRDDRNAHFAIQDISLELGQVPRIFVAEFDFSKFFDNIRHDYLFQQFDQNGFSISESERKVIRAFLGASGKGIPQGTSISLFLANLVCWQLDKKLELAGLRFARYADDTIIWANDYQKINVAYEIVYKFSAETGVAINLEKSEGISLLCPKDHKSEFAQCKDSVDFLGYKLSKEKISIKDKSVAHIKKEISYILYKHLIQPLKPSTLRSVSIPANNKDADLLRAISEIRRFLYGDLTDEMISNYINGASNRIFFKGTMSFYPLLNDESQLRQLDTWLVLAVFKSIKLRKSLLSKHGYNRSHSSPFNIRKKDIASTLRKQKVDGKKRLQLPSFFFIYQALKKGLSDMGVEGVMNPKSNMYNY, encoded by the coding sequence ATGTGCAGCAGAAGTAGAGAAAGCCTCGAAACTGCTGGATTTAGCGATTTATTTTTGCGTGGTTGCATCCGTGGGAAAAAGCTCAGCATTCGTGTTGGGCTTTTTTTTGATCTAGAGGGATCTATGATATTAGAAAAGCAACTCCTCAAATTTATCCAAGCTGAGGCGGAAAAGCTAAGTGATCGTCATCACGCTTACCACAACTCGGTTGACTTAGAATATGAGCGTAGATCTAGAAGATTGTTGGACCCAGGAGAAAAACTTGTCACCTTGCCACCACAATGGAGCGTGGATAAAAAATTCAACCCGTTTTACGTAAATAAAAATCGCAAGAAAATCGCGCACTCAATATCGCGAAAAATACTTTTGGGTACCTACATCCCAAATCCGCCTACACATATGAACGTTCGCAAGCCATCTGGCGGGTATCGCACAGTATCAATTTATCAAATTCCAGATGCTGCGGTATCAGCTTTATTTTATCACCAATTACTGAAGAAGAATAAACATAGGTTAAGCTCGTTTGCTTACGCTTATAGAGATGACCGTAATGCTCACTTTGCAATTCAAGACATATCACTTGAACTAGGTCAAGTTCCTAGGATATTTGTTGCAGAGTTCGACTTTTCAAAGTTTTTCGATAACATTCGTCACGACTATCTATTTCAGCAGTTTGACCAAAACGGATTTTCAATCAGCGAAAGCGAACGAAAAGTAATAAGGGCTTTTTTAGGGGCATCCGGCAAAGGCATACCACAGGGCACGTCAATATCCTTATTCTTAGCGAATCTAGTCTGCTGGCAGCTTGACAAGAAGCTTGAGCTCGCGGGATTAAGATTCGCTCGATATGCAGACGACACGATTATTTGGGCAAATGATTACCAAAAAATCAACGTAGCCTATGAGATTGTTTATAAGTTTTCGGCTGAGACTGGCGTCGCGATAAACTTGGAAAAATCTGAGGGCATAAGTTTGTTGTGCCCTAAAGATCATAAAAGCGAATTCGCACAATGTAAAGATTCTGTAGACTTCTTAGGATACAAACTATCCAAAGAGAAAATATCAATAAAAGACAAATCCGTAGCACATATCAAAAAAGAAATAAGCTATATATTGTACAAGCACCTAATCCAACCGCTTAAGCCTTCCACCCTTAGATCCGTGAGCATCCCCGCAAATAACAAAGACGCTGATCTGTTACGAGCAATTTCCGAAATAAGAAGATTTCTTTACGGAGATTTGACTGATGAAATGATATCTAACTATATCAATGGCGCCAGCAATCGAATTTTCTTTAAAGGTACAATGAGCTTCTATCCGCTCCTCAATGACGAATCACAACTACGCCAGCTCGATACATGGCTGGTATTAGCAGTTTTCAAATCTATTAAGCTCCGCAAAAGCCTTCTTTCTAAACACGGTTATAATAGAAGCCATTCAAGCCCGTTCAACATACGCAAAAAAGATATCGCGTCCACATTGCGCAAACAGAAAGTAGACGGAAAGAAAAGACTACAACTTCCAAGCTTCTTTTTCATATATCAAGCATTGAAAAAAGGGTTATCTGATATGGGCGTTGAAGGCGTCATGAATCCAAAGTCAAACATGTATAACTATTAA
- a CDS encoding integrase domain-containing protein yields the protein MALVGRRDGRNFGYGRQLSYAGPQALKDMFGGGHYGTVRAHCDRWQAFVKWCRSEQGPGLNDARLIDREVLADYAAYLRDMVSRGDLAVSTAQNRLSSVNRTMAALRGDQCVKLPSPSKALAMQRTGVRQSVPQGQDREQVKQIVDALCSLDQRRVAAIVLLARATGMRLREAILADLPRLIRECEQHGKINIQDGTKGGRSGASAPRWITVDDRIRDALKFCELFSPKGSRNLLAASESYSDFLQGVVRPVRDILRTQYLKGFHELRAAYACERYEQITHHPAPVNGGMCYRINRQLDQEARKQVSYELGHGRVEVVAAYIGGRT from the coding sequence ATGGCATTGGTAGGTAGACGCGATGGCCGTAATTTCGGCTACGGCAGGCAATTGAGCTACGCAGGTCCGCAGGCGCTCAAAGACATGTTCGGCGGCGGTCACTACGGCACGGTGAGGGCACACTGTGATCGGTGGCAGGCATTCGTGAAGTGGTGCCGCTCCGAACAAGGGCCCGGTCTCAATGATGCGCGGCTTATTGATCGGGAGGTGCTGGCCGACTATGCGGCGTATCTGCGCGACATGGTTAGCCGCGGTGATCTCGCCGTCAGCACCGCACAAAACCGACTATCCAGCGTTAACAGGACTATGGCGGCGCTTCGTGGTGATCAGTGCGTGAAGTTGCCAAGCCCGAGCAAGGCGCTGGCTATGCAGCGCACCGGGGTTCGACAGTCGGTGCCGCAGGGCCAAGACCGCGAACAGGTTAAGCAAATCGTCGATGCGCTTTGCAGTCTTGACCAGAGACGGGTCGCAGCGATCGTCTTGTTGGCGCGAGCCACCGGCATGCGCTTGCGTGAGGCCATCTTGGCCGACCTGCCGCGGCTTATCCGTGAGTGCGAGCAACACGGGAAGATCAACATCCAGGACGGCACCAAAGGAGGCCGCTCTGGTGCGTCGGCGCCACGCTGGATTACGGTAGATGATCGTATCCGTGACGCCCTGAAGTTTTGCGAGCTGTTCTCGCCCAAGGGTAGCCGCAACCTGCTTGCAGCGAGCGAAAGTTACTCCGACTTCTTGCAGGGAGTCGTCCGGCCCGTACGAGACATCCTCCGTACGCAGTACCTCAAAGGCTTCCATGAATTGAGGGCGGCCTATGCCTGCGAACGCTACGAACAAATTACCCATCATCCCGCGCCGGTGAACGGCGGTATGTGCTATCGAATAAATCGACAGCTCGATCAAGAAGCCCGAAAGCAAGTTAGCTATGAGTTGGGGCATGGCCGTGTTGAGGTGGTAGCGGCGTACATCGGGGGAAGAACATGA
- a CDS encoding integrase domain-containing protein, with protein MPAQNLRLSDRQLKGVKPASKDYVLTDGDGLQLRVRSNGSLLWNFNYRDPVTKKRINIGFGTYPELSLANARKLAVDARELLAQGIDPKVRRNTLNEAKRAETEHTFENVATAWFELKKDSVTPAYAEDIWRSLTLHVLPDLKTTPLAKITAPMVIGLLRPIEAKGSLETVKRLSQRLNEIMTYGVNSGLVFANPLTGIRAVFKKPKKENMAALPPEELPELMLEIANASIKRTTRCLIEWQLHTMTRPAEAATTRWADIDFERRVWTIPPERMKKRRPHSIPLSDHAVALLESLKTHSGHREYVFPADRNPRTHANSQTANMALKRMGFQDRLVSHGMRSMASTILNEHGWDPELIEVALAHVDKDDVRSAYNRADYIERRRPMMAWWSEYIQKAATGSLLASAYGQVRDKNVVPIR; from the coding sequence ATGCCTGCTCAAAACCTCCGTCTCTCCGATCGACAGCTCAAGGGAGTCAAACCCGCGTCCAAGGATTACGTCCTCACTGACGGTGACGGTTTGCAGCTCCGAGTACGCAGCAACGGCTCGTTGCTGTGGAATTTCAACTACCGCGACCCGGTGACCAAGAAGCGCATCAACATCGGCTTCGGGACCTATCCCGAACTGTCGCTGGCGAACGCACGTAAGCTGGCAGTCGATGCGCGCGAGCTGCTTGCCCAAGGCATCGATCCGAAGGTGCGGCGCAATACGCTGAATGAAGCCAAGCGCGCAGAAACGGAACACACCTTCGAGAACGTGGCCACCGCCTGGTTCGAGCTCAAGAAAGACTCGGTCACTCCTGCTTACGCCGAGGACATCTGGCGGTCGCTCACGCTGCACGTGCTCCCCGATTTGAAGACGACCCCACTCGCGAAAATCACCGCGCCGATGGTGATCGGACTGCTTCGCCCAATCGAAGCGAAAGGCAGCCTGGAGACGGTCAAGCGTCTCAGCCAGCGGTTAAACGAGATCATGACCTACGGCGTCAACTCCGGCCTGGTCTTCGCCAACCCACTCACCGGCATCAGGGCAGTATTCAAGAAGCCCAAGAAAGAGAACATGGCCGCGCTTCCACCCGAAGAACTTCCCGAGCTCATGCTGGAGATCGCGAACGCCAGTATCAAACGTACGACCCGCTGCCTGATCGAATGGCAGTTACACACGATGACTCGCCCCGCAGAGGCGGCGACCACTCGCTGGGCAGACATCGACTTTGAAAGGCGTGTCTGGACTATCCCTCCTGAGCGGATGAAGAAGCGCCGCCCGCATAGCATCCCGTTGAGCGATCACGCTGTCGCACTGTTGGAGTCACTGAAGACTCACAGCGGCCATCGCGAATACGTCTTCCCAGCAGACAGAAATCCGCGCACCCACGCCAATAGCCAAACCGCCAACATGGCGTTGAAACGCATGGGCTTCCAGGATCGGTTGGTCAGCCACGGCATGCGCTCGATGGCCAGCACCATCTTGAATGAGCATGGCTGGGACCCGGAACTCATTGAGGTCGCCCTGGCGCACGTCGACAAGGATGATGTGCGCAGTGCCTACAACCGAGCCGACTACATCGAGCGACGGCGGCCGATGATGGCCTGGTGGAGTGAGTACATCCAGAAAGCCGCCACCGGCAGCCTGCTCGCTTCAGCGTACGGCCAAGTCAGAGACAAGAACGTGGTGCCGATTCGCTAG